From one Gadus morhua chromosome 8, gadMor3.0, whole genome shotgun sequence genomic stretch:
- the LOC115548576 gene encoding deleted in malignant brain tumors 1 protein-like, giving the protein MSTALATNLSSRSVGTEDSAPPVRLVNGLSNKPCSGRVEILLYGQWATVCDDDWDLVDAQVVCRQLGCGRVLSAPHGATFGPGQGPIGLDNVNCNGHESELTQCGHRGLLTHNCGHQQDAGVVCEAAPPVRLVNGLSNNPCSGRVEVFLQGQWGTVCDDEWDLNDAQVVCTQLG; this is encoded by the exons ATGTCAACTGCACTGGCCACGAATCTGAGCTCACGCAGTGTGGGCACGGAGGACT CTGCCCCTCCAGTGAGACTGGTCAACGGTCTCTCCAACAAGCCCTGTTCAGGCAGGGTGGAGATCCTCCTCTATGGCCAGTGGGCCACAGTTTGTGATGATGACTGGGACCTGGTCGATGCCCAGGTGGTGTGTAGACAGTTGGGCTGTGGGAGGGTGCTGTCTGCACCACATGGGGCCACTTTTGGACCTGGACAAGGGCCTATAGGGTTGGATAATGTCAACTGCAATGGCCACGAATCTGAGCTCACACAGTGTGGCCACAGAGGACTGTTGACCCACAACTGTGGTCACCAGCAGGACGCTGGAGTTGTCTGTGAAG CTGCCCCTCCAGTGAGACTGGTCAACGGTCTCTCCAACAACCCCTGTTCAGGCAGGGTGGAGGTCTTCCTCCAGGGCCAGTGGGGCACAGTTTGTGATGATGAATGGGACCTGAATGATGCCCAGGTGGTTTGTACACAGCTGGGCTGA
- the LOC115549586 gene encoding uncharacterized protein LOC115549586, whose product MKCAALGQPLEDPSDTSTVTVGKPQQPTSDELSSLFSALSATGSKSAILSLIEPYSDSFVPKSIGENLPLVLTELRKDEAVHMDYSELLSTCKDVEISVSEEQAKAVEAATRDQASSKLWFRFRAGRITASKMKTACCTDPKQPAQSLIKSKCYPESYIFTSKATTWGCNHEKFARDMFIDVHKESHENVKVHDTGFFINPSVPFLGASPDGLVSCDCCGVSVIEVKCPFCVKSDMLDSVSYLEKDSEGKLTLNRNHQYFYQVQTQLGVCKLESAYLVVWTEKDLHVECILFDEEFWDTICQKSKNIFDTAIMPELVGKFYTRLSSTMANVSSQPGVSTSAESHGSDCAASASGQEETWCFCGQVEFGKMILCDNAKFHIKWFHYSCINVKVAPKGKWYCPKCQKLPKFEPKKGKKPLK is encoded by the coding sequence ATGAAATGTGCTGCTCTTGGACAGCCACTTGAGGACCCAAGTGATACTTCCACTGTTACAGTTGGGAAACCGCAACAGCCAACCAGTGATGAACTGTCATCATTATTCAGTGCTCTTAGCGCGACTGGATCAAAGTCTgctattttgtccctgattgaGCCTTACTCTGACAGTTTTGTTCCAAAATCAATTGGAGAAAATTTACCTCTTGTGTTGACGGAATTGCGAAAAGACGAAGCAGTTCACATGGACTATAGTGAGCTATTGTCCACATGCAAAGATGTTGAAATTTCTGTTTCAGAGGAGCAAGCAAAGGCAGTTGAGGCCGCTACAAGGGATCAAGCTTCCTCTAAACTGTGGTTTAGATTTCGCGCTGGTCGAATCACAGCATCTAAAATGAAAACTGCATGTTGCACTGATCCAAAACAGCCAGCTCAGAGCTTAATCAAAAGCAAATGCTATCCTGAGTCATACATATTCACATCAAAAGCCACTACCTGGGGATGTAATCATGAGAAATTTGCACGTGATATGTTTATAGATGTACATAAGGAATCTCATGAAAATGTTAAAGTACACGACACAGGTTTTTTCATAAATCCAAGTGTGCCATTCTTGGGTGCTTCTCCCGATGGCCTTGTTTCTTGTGATTGTTGTGGTGTCAGTGTAATTGAAGTGAAATGTCCATTCTGTGTGAAAAGTGACATGTTGGACAGTGTATCCTATTTGGAGAAGGACAGTGAAGGGAAACTGACACTTAACCGAAACCACCAGTATTTCTACCAGGTGCAAACTCAACTTGGGGTGTGCAAACTGGAATCTGCCTATTTAGTTGTTTGGACAGAAAAGGATTTGCATGTTGAGtgcattttatttgatgaagagTTTTGGGACACAATATGCCAGAAAAGCAAGAATATTTTTGACACAGCCATTATGCCAGAGTTAGTTGGCAAGTTTTACACAAGGCTTTCATCTACCATGGCCAATGTGTCCTCGCAACCTGGAGTATCTACCTCGGCTGAATCACATGGCTCTGATTGTGCTGCAAGTGCCAGTGGCCAAGAAGAAACCTGGTGTTTCTGTGGCCAGGTTGAGTTTGGAAAGATGATTTTGTGTGACAATGCAAAATTTCATATTAAGTGGTTTCACTACTCGTGCATTAATGTCAAGGTTGCACCAAAGGGAAAATGGTATTGCCCAAAGTGCCAAAAGCTACCTAAGTTTGAgccaaaaaagggaaagaaacctTTGAAGTAA